The Bacteroidota bacterium genome window below encodes:
- the yidD gene encoding membrane protein insertion efficiency factor YidD codes for MILRFIKLILSKFFIGLVKFYQYFISPITPAACRYTPTCSTYSIQAIKKHGPFKGGWLALKRIVSCNPWGGHGHDAVP; via the coding sequence ATGATTTTAAGGTTTATAAAATTGATATTAAGTAAGTTTTTTATAGGATTAGTAAAATTTTATCAATATTTTATTTCTCCTATTACTCCAGCTGCTTGCCGATATACGCCAACTTGTTCAACATACAGTATTCAAGCAATAAAAAAACATGGTCCTTTTAAAGGAGGCTGGCTTGCATTAAAAAGAATAGTTTCCTGCAATCCTTGGGGTGGACATGGGCATGATGCGGTGCCATAG